One Oxobacter pfennigii DNA window includes the following coding sequences:
- a CDS encoding DUF2007 domain-containing protein, giving the protein MQLITVITTNDVALIALIKSVLEGEGIDYFIKGESLLTLGSILIPAEIQVDKEDYEEVKELLKGFM; this is encoded by the coding sequence ATGCAGTTAATTACTGTAATAACAACAAATGATGTTGCCCTTATAGCTTTAATCAAATCTGTTTTGGAAGGTGAAGGTATCGATTATTTTATTAAAGGCGAGAGTTTGCTAACCTTAGGAAGTATATTAATACCTGCGGAAATTCAGGTGGATAAAGAAGATTACGAAGAAGTCAAAGAATTACTGAAGGGTTTTATGTAA